In one window of Leptidea sinapis chromosome 31, ilLepSina1.1, whole genome shotgun sequence DNA:
- the LOC126974106 gene encoding zinc finger homeobox protein 4-like → MTDVSPIEMMANSLIHTENRNVSDLDDYNYISFLKEFDVEESSSTESTARSKRNRHEYDDEPRESRPWKKTKCASNTSSIQDLVDLRECEALSSNPLYSDSDVSFKSVKSNYSFKTRRRRQKPDTNLFRDVIHRSKSMSKPIYSVSNTQGTPRREKSLRRSNRTRAWKIMELCSWIGKKGYQSIAGLYTDIVHKEQTEDKPGSREEIRELKKMVEGLSEGHTRLSKENESLQEQMKKMMSKLEELEGKLSRQASQPGPSCPPPPPPPPPPPPPPPPAPKLTTNRLERRPSAPSRLAGPRLTITPEDIANVKLRKTKVNPVKPKPKDSPQLLVTQHILEASRAKLGRARSAAASSPKKQLTEFENLLQGTSMTSMYRRRVTRGGSAIRSAEDIRARPYPANKFPRSPRSPRTSSLTRVTPISPLKFQLTCLNDK, encoded by the exons ATGACTGACGTAAGCCCTATTGAGATGATGGCGAATAGTTTGATACATACGGAGAATAGGAATGTCAGTGATCTCGATGATTACAACTATATCTCCTTCCTGAAAGAATTTGACGTCGAGGAATCCAGTTCAACGGAAAGTACAGCTAGATCTAAACGCAACAGACATGAATATGATGACGAACCCAGGGAATCGCGTCCCTGGAAGAAAACAAAATGCGCCTCAAATACATCAAGTATTCAGGACCTCGTTGATCTCAGGGAATGTGAGGCACTCTCGTCGAATCCGCTATATTCTGACTCAGATGTTTCGTTTAAATCTGTAAAAAGCAACTATTCGTTTAAGACTCGAAGGAGACGACAAAAGCCGGATACGAATTTATTTAGAGATGTAATACATCGTTCGAAATCTATGAGTAAACCAATTTACTCGGTCAGTAATACTCaag GCACGCCAAGGAGAGAGAAGAGTTTACGCCGAAGTAACCGTACTAGGGCCTGGAAAATTATGGAGCTGTGTTCATGGATTGGTAAGAAG GGTTACCAATCAATAGCTGGTCTTTACACTGATATAGTTCATAAAGAACAGACAGAAGATAAGCCCGGATCGAGAGAAGAAATAAGAGAACTGAAGAAGATGGTTGAGGGCTTGAGCGAAGGTCATACGAGGTTGTCAAAAGAGAACGAAAGTCTGCAGGAGCAGATGAAGAAGATGATGAGCAAGCTGGAAGAACTCGAGGGTAAGCTCAG CCGTCAAGCGTCGCAGCCAGGACCCTCGTGTCCCCCTCCACCGCCGCCGCCGCCTCCCCCGCCGCCGCCACCACCACCGGCGCCCAAATTGACAACAAATAGACTAGAACGACGACCCTCTGCTCCGTCTCGGTTAGCGGGGCCAAGACTAACAATCACGCCGGAAGATATCGCGAACGTGAAGCTGAGAAAGACGAAG GTAAATCCTGTAAAACCAAAGCCAAAGGATAGTCCGCAATTGTTGGTGACGCAACATATATTGGAAGCGTCACGCGCTAAGCTAGGCAGAGCGCGATCAGCCGCTGCTTCAAGTCCAAAAAAACAACTTACTGAATTCGAGAA TCTACTGCAGGGGACGTCAATGACTTCAATGTACCGGCGGAGGGTGACTCGCGGGGGCTCCGCCATCCGCAGCGCAGAGGACATCCGGGCGAGACCTTACCCGGCTAACAAATTCCCGCGCTCACCACGCTCCCCGCGCACCTCTTCTCTCACACGAGTTACCCCCATCTCCCCTCTCAAGTTCCAACTCACCTGTCTTAATGATAAATGA